The Acidimicrobiales bacterium sequence CCGCGCCCTGGTCGCCCCGCGCCGCCCGCACGGCGAAGCGGAGATTGTCCAACACGGTGAGGTCGTCGTACAGAAAGCTGGCGTGCCCCAGCAGGGCCAGCGAACGCCGCACCGAGCGCCGGTCTCGACACAGGTCGTGGCCGAGGACCTGCGCCTCGCCCGCCGAGATGGCGAGCAGTCCCGCGCAGGCCCGCAGGAGGCTCGTCTTGCCGGCTCCGTTCGGACCGGTGACGAGCAGGATCTCACCCGAGGCTACGTCGAGGTCGACGCCGGCCAGGGCCGGAAAGCGCCCGACGAGGGCGACGGCAGCACGGAAGCGGACGGCGGCGGCCATGAAGTACGGGACGACATGCTACGGGTGGGGCCCGTCGCGCTTCCAAAGCGCCGGTGGCCACCCGCGGCCCCCGGGGCGATCCCCAGGGGCCGCGAGCCGTGGAGGAGGTGGCTCAGGCGGCCTTGAAGCCCGTGTCGAGGATTCGGCGGGCCGCGACACCCCCCTGCTGGTTCCGCAGGCCGGCCTCGATGACCTCGCCGGTGGCGATGGAGGTCGGAGCCTCCTTGGTCAGCTTCTGGCCCTGGCCCTGGTACTTCCAGGCCCTGGTGGAGCCGGTCAGGCTGAACGTCGTCGAGCGCCCGTTGGGCTCGGCCACCGTGATCGTCCCCTGGTTCGACAGCCCCCCCGTCGAGCTCATGTTCGTGACCTTGCCGACGACGTGGGGATGGCCCTGCTTCGCCGCGTGCCCACCCTGGGCGGGGGCGGCGGCGCCCGGGGTTGCCGCCGGGGGCGTCGAGGGAGTGTCGGCGAAGGCGACGGCTCCGCCGAGCACGCCGCCGGCGAGGATGGCCGAGGCCACACCGACGCGAAGTGGGTGTCTGAGAAGGAGCTGCTTCACAGTCTGGGTCCCCTGTCCTTTCGTTGTTCGGTACACGGACATGCTCACCGAGTGTTGTGTGGGACCCGATAGGAGGATGTGAGCAGCGTGTGAGGGACCGTGGGGGCCATGGGCCGAGCCGTCACTGGATGACGGCGATCACGTCCCCCTCCTGGACCTGGTCGTCCGGGCGCACCCGCACCTCGGCGACGGTGCCGCCGGCCGGAGACTCGACAGGGATCTCCATCTTCATCGACTCGAGGATGGCGATGGTGTCACCCACGGCGACCGCCTGGCCGACCTCGACGTGGACCTGCCAGACGTTGGCCGTGATCTCGGCTCTGACCTCTGCCACTCCCGCTCCTCCGTGCCTCGCTCGGGCCATGATGATGCCATGGACGCCAACGAGATCATCGAGCTCCTCCAGCTGGCGCCTCATCCCGAGGGCGGGTCGTACCGGGAGACATGGCGCGCTCCCACCGTGTCGAACCGGCGCCCCGCGGGCAGCGCCATCTACTTCCTGCTCCGCCGGGGCGAGGAATCGCGCTGGCACCGCGTCGACGCCGCCGAGGCCTGGCACCACTACGAAGGAGCACCGCTCGAGCTCACGGTATCCACCGATGGTGCAACCGAGCAGGTCGTGGCGCTCGGGCCCGACCTCGCCGCGGGCCAGCGACCCCAGTTCGTCGTGCCCGCCGACGCCTGGCAGAGCGCCCGGAGCCTGGGCGGCCACTCGCTGGTCGGGTGCACGGTCTCGCCCGCGTTCGAGTTCGCTGGTTTCGAGCTCGCCGCCCCTGACTGGCACCCAGGCCAGTAGGACGAGCGCACCGGTGCGCTAACGTGGCCCCTGAAGCACGGCGGAACATCAGCGACGACGGGCAGGGCTGGGGTGACCACACACCGATTGGGCGGATCCATCCGGCGCGGGCTCCTCACCGCGCCCGTGCTGATGAGCGTGGCGCTCGTGATCCTCGCTCCGGCGACCGGCGCCGCGAGCATGCCGACCGGCTACGACATCTCGTA is a genomic window containing:
- a CDS encoding biotin/lipoyl-binding carrier protein, which produces MAEVRAEITANVWQVHVEVGQAVAVGDTIAILESMKMEIPVESPAGGTVAEVRVRPDDQVQEGDVIAVIQ
- a CDS encoding cupin domain-containing protein, with the translated sequence MDANEIIELLQLAPHPEGGSYRETWRAPTVSNRRPAGSAIYFLLRRGEESRWHRVDAAEAWHHYEGAPLELTVSTDGATEQVVALGPDLAAGQRPQFVVPADAWQSARSLGGHSLVGCTVSPAFEFAGFELAAPDWHPGQ